The Corynebacterium vitaeruminis DSM 20294 genome window below encodes:
- the yajC gene encoding preprotein translocase subunit YajC: MENIIILLVLLAIMILPSLMMQRKQKQRLEQIRQLQSQLAVGDRVVTTAGIFATVAGVGTETVDLEVAEGVVLTFEKSAVIRRELDAGASNSLIESNSENGSNSLFESNSENGSNSLIESNSENGSNSENGSNSENESHPNIVSVESGEATSAPAPRVEAEAEGVDKRDAKEA, from the coding sequence ATGGAAAACATCATTATTCTGCTGGTCCTGCTCGCCATCATGATTCTGCCGTCGCTCATGATGCAGAGGAAGCAGAAGCAGCGCCTCGAGCAGATCCGTCAGCTACAGTCCCAGCTCGCCGTGGGCGACCGCGTCGTCACCACCGCGGGCATCTTCGCCACGGTCGCGGGCGTCGGGACGGAGACGGTGGACCTCGAGGTGGCAGAGGGCGTCGTGCTGACCTTCGAGAAGAGCGCTGTGATCCGGAGGGAGTTGGATGCGGGAGCATCCAACTCGTTAATCGAGTCCAACTCGGAAAACGGATCCAACTCGCTATTCGAGTCCAACTCGGAAAACGGATCCAACTCGTTAATCGAGTCCAACTCGGAAAACGGATCCAACTCGGAAAACGGATCCAACTCGGAAAACGAGTCCCACCCGAACATCGTGTCCGTTGAATCCGGTGAAGCCACTTCCGCTCCCGCGCCACGCGTGGAGGCGGAGGCGGAAGGCGTCGACAAGCGCGATGCCAAGGAAGCCTAG
- the ruvB gene encoding Holliday junction branch migration DNA helicase RuvB: MANVEKTEFRLPEPQPKASPARSADVDARAQEGEADQEVSLRPRSLGEFIGQPKVRDQLDLVLTGAKKRGVTPDHVLLSGPPGLGKTTMAMIIAYELGTSLRMTSGPALERAGDLAAMLSNLMEGDVLFIDEIHRMARPAEEMLYMAMEDFRIDVIVGKGPGATSIPLELAPFTLVGATTRSGMLTGPLRDRFGFTAQMEFYGVDDLTKVVTRAASILGVPIDADAATEIASRSRGTPRIANRLLRRVRDFAEVHSDGHIDLAAARAALIVFDVDEMGLDRLDRAVLEALIKGHGGGPVGINTLAVAVGEEPSTVEEVCEPYLVRAGMITRTGRGRVATALAWRHIGLEPPEGVMGTLY, encoded by the coding sequence GTGGCCAACGTGGAAAAGACGGAGTTCCGGCTGCCGGAGCCCCAGCCGAAGGCTTCGCCCGCCCGCTCCGCGGACGTCGACGCCCGCGCGCAGGAGGGGGAGGCGGATCAGGAGGTCTCGCTGCGCCCTCGATCTCTTGGCGAGTTCATCGGCCAGCCGAAGGTGCGCGACCAGCTCGACCTCGTCCTCACCGGCGCGAAGAAGCGCGGGGTGACCCCGGACCATGTTCTGCTGTCCGGCCCGCCCGGCCTGGGCAAGACCACGATGGCCATGATCATCGCCTACGAGCTGGGCACCAGTTTGCGCATGACCTCCGGTCCCGCGCTGGAGCGCGCCGGCGACCTCGCGGCCATGCTGTCCAACCTCATGGAGGGCGACGTCCTGTTTATTGACGAGATCCACCGCATGGCCCGCCCGGCGGAGGAAATGCTCTACATGGCGATGGAGGACTTCCGCATCGACGTCATCGTGGGCAAGGGGCCGGGTGCCACCTCCATCCCGCTCGAGCTAGCGCCGTTCACCCTGGTGGGCGCCACTACGCGCTCGGGCATGCTCACCGGCCCGCTTCGCGACCGCTTCGGTTTCACCGCGCAGATGGAGTTCTATGGGGTCGACGACCTCACCAAGGTGGTCACCCGCGCGGCCTCCATCCTCGGCGTGCCCATCGACGCCGACGCCGCCACCGAGATCGCCTCCCGCTCGCGGGGAACACCGCGTATCGCCAACCGCCTGCTGCGCCGCGTGCGCGACTTCGCCGAGGTGCACTCGGATGGCCACATCGATCTCGCCGCCGCGCGCGCTGCGCTCATCGTCTTCGACGTCGACGAGATGGGCCTCGACCGTCTCGACCGCGCGGTGCTGGAGGCGCTCATCAAAGGCCACGGCGGCGGACCCGTGGGCATCAACACCCTGGCCGTTGCCGTGGGGGAGGAGCCCTCCACCGTGGAGGAGGTCTGCGAGCCCTACCTCGTGCGCGCGGGCATGATCACCCGCACCGGGCGCGGGCGCGTGGCCACCGCCTTGGCCTGGCGCCACATCGGGCTCGAGCCGCCCGAGGGAGTCATGGGCACCCTGTACTAA
- the ruvA gene encoding Holliday junction branch migration protein RuvA: MIASLRGTVIDLGLGSAVIECAGVGYQVLAAPRTLAELRRGEEAFVLTKFVVREDAQTLYGFLDADSRDMFVLLQTVSGLGPRLALAAQAVYTTGELAAHIRGGDAKALQKIPGVGKRMAERLIVDLKDKVAEVEELPGAPAVSAGATASGANLEQVIEALVGLGFREKDAEATVTAVASQNPELATGEVLRSSLNALGSKR, translated from the coding sequence GTGATTGCGTCGCTGAGGGGAACCGTCATCGACCTCGGGCTGGGCTCGGCGGTCATCGAGTGCGCTGGCGTGGGCTACCAGGTGCTCGCCGCGCCGCGGACCTTGGCGGAGCTGCGCCGGGGCGAGGAGGCCTTCGTGCTCACCAAGTTCGTGGTGCGCGAGGACGCCCAGACGCTCTACGGCTTCCTGGATGCCGATTCGCGGGACATGTTCGTCCTGCTCCAGACCGTCTCTGGGTTGGGTCCTCGCCTAGCGCTGGCGGCGCAGGCCGTGTACACCACCGGCGAGCTGGCGGCCCACATCCGCGGCGGGGACGCCAAGGCGCTGCAGAAGATCCCCGGCGTGGGAAAGCGCATGGCCGAGCGGCTCATCGTGGATCTCAAGGACAAGGTCGCCGAGGTCGAGGAGCTGCCGGGCGCCCCGGCCGTCTCGGCGGGCGCCACCGCCTCCGGGGCTAACCTCGAGCAGGTCATCGAGGCTCTGGTCGGGCTGGGCTTCCGGGAGAAGGACGCCGAGGCCACCGTTACCGCCGTGGCCAGCCAGAACCCGGAGCTCGCCACCGGCGAGGTGCTGCGCAGCTCGCTCAACGCGCTGGGTTCGAAACGCTAG
- the ruvC gene encoding crossover junction endodeoxyribonuclease RuvC yields the protein MSNQGLRVMGIDPGLTRCGLSVVQAGRGRQVLPIAVGVVRTPVKGELPQRLLELSQAVNEWMDQYQPDVVAIERVFERGNVSTVMQTAHGVGVLVLAAAERGLDVHMYTPSEVKKAISGNGRADKKQMTSMITRILGLSEPPKPADAADALALAVCHCWRAPLLVQQKENEKHAEAVRRRQQGLLGKAKEQANREERERRVGKPASAWHTSARSGNN from the coding sequence GTGTCCAACCAAGGCCTGCGCGTCATGGGCATCGACCCGGGGCTGACCCGGTGCGGCCTGTCCGTGGTGCAGGCCGGTCGCGGCAGGCAGGTGCTCCCCATCGCGGTGGGGGTCGTGCGCACCCCGGTCAAGGGGGAGCTGCCCCAGCGGCTGCTCGAGCTGAGCCAGGCGGTCAACGAGTGGATGGATCAGTACCAGCCGGACGTCGTGGCCATCGAACGGGTTTTTGAGCGCGGCAACGTCTCCACCGTCATGCAGACCGCCCACGGCGTGGGCGTGCTGGTCCTCGCCGCCGCCGAGCGCGGCCTGGACGTGCACATGTACACTCCCAGCGAGGTGAAGAAGGCGATCTCCGGCAACGGCCGGGCGGACAAGAAGCAGATGACCTCCATGATCACCCGCATTCTGGGTTTGTCGGAGCCGCCGAAGCCCGCCGACGCCGCGGACGCCCTCGCGCTCGCGGTGTGCCACTGCTGGCGCGCGCCGCTTCTCGTGCAGCAAAAGGAAAACGAGAAGCACGCCGAGGCGGTTCGCCGCCGCCAGCAGGGGCTTTTGGGCAAGGCCAAGGAGCAGGCCAACCGCGAGGAGCGCGAGCGCCGGGTGGGAAAGCCCGCCAGCGCGTGGCACACGTCCGCGCGCAGCGGCAACAATTAA
- a CDS encoding YebC/PmpR family DNA-binding transcriptional regulator, whose product MSGHSKWATTKHKKAANDAKRGKEFAKLIKNIEVAARTGGGDPSANPTLDDMIKKAKKASVPNDNIERARKRGSGEEAGGADWQTIMYEGYGPNGVAVLIECLTDNRNRAASEVRTAMSKNGGNMAESGAVSYMFSRTGLVFVAKGELSEDDVLMAVLDAGAEEVNDLGERFEIVCAPGDVAAVREALAEAEIEVDDSETDFRASVEVPLEVNEAKRIFRLIDALEESDDVQNVYTNMDLSDEVLAALDED is encoded by the coding sequence ATGTCCGGCCACTCCAAATGGGCAACCACGAAGCACAAGAAGGCCGCAAACGATGCTAAGCGCGGCAAGGAATTTGCGAAGCTGATCAAGAACATCGAGGTCGCGGCCCGCACCGGCGGCGGCGACCCTTCCGCGAACCCGACTCTGGACGACATGATCAAGAAGGCCAAGAAGGCCTCCGTCCCGAACGACAACATCGAGCGCGCCCGCAAGCGCGGCTCCGGCGAGGAGGCTGGCGGCGCCGACTGGCAGACCATCATGTACGAGGGCTACGGACCCAACGGCGTGGCCGTGCTCATCGAGTGCCTCACCGACAACCGCAACCGCGCCGCCTCCGAGGTCCGCACCGCGATGTCCAAGAACGGCGGCAACATGGCAGAGTCCGGCGCCGTCTCCTACATGTTCTCCCGCACCGGGCTGGTCTTCGTGGCCAAGGGCGAGCTCTCCGAGGACGACGTCCTCATGGCCGTCCTCGACGCCGGCGCCGAGGAGGTCAACGACCTGGGCGAGCGCTTCGAGATCGTTTGCGCGCCGGGCGACGTCGCCGCCGTGCGCGAGGCGCTGGCCGAGGCCGAGATCGAGGTCGACGACTCCGAGACCGACTTCCGCGCCTCCGTGGAGGTCCCGCTCGAGGTCAACGAGGCCAAGCGCATCTTCCGCCTCATCGACGCCCTCGAGGAATCCGACGACGTGCAGAACGTCTACACCAACATGGACCTAAGCGACGAGGTCCTCGCCGCGCTCGACGAGGATTAA
- a CDS encoding acyl-CoA thioesterase, translating to MPVIEDILNLEYIDTDIYRGAAIESMLSRTFGGQVAAQTLVAATKTVDPAFRVHSLHGYFVGPGNSHKTTAFLVDRIRDGRSFISRQVTAVQDGQPLFIMQASFHRRDDKGPEHSDSMRRVPRPEEIEVDTDAMPASSRALLEEWGDWDIRVVPSDDFEHNKYTASQQCVWFRSKRHLPDDETFHICSLAYMSDMTLLHSSLVPHPDHKVQLASLDHAMWFLRPFRADEWLLYDQISPSAHAGRALTQGRIFNEAGDLVAVVTQEGLTRTLRAGAKSIPLDNLKKGEM from the coding sequence GTGCCTGTCATCGAAGACATTCTCAACCTCGAGTACATCGACACCGACATCTACCGGGGCGCGGCCATCGAGTCCATGCTCAGCCGCACCTTCGGCGGGCAGGTCGCCGCGCAGACGCTGGTGGCGGCCACCAAGACGGTCGATCCGGCGTTTCGCGTGCACTCCCTCCACGGCTACTTCGTGGGGCCGGGCAACTCGCACAAGACCACCGCCTTCTTGGTCGACCGCATCCGCGATGGGCGCAGCTTCATCTCGCGCCAGGTCACCGCGGTCCAGGACGGCCAGCCGCTGTTTATCATGCAGGCGAGCTTCCACCGCCGCGACGACAAGGGACCCGAGCACTCCGATTCCATGCGCCGGGTGCCGCGGCCAGAGGAGATCGAGGTGGACACCGACGCGATGCCCGCCAGCTCCCGGGCGCTGCTGGAGGAGTGGGGCGACTGGGACATCCGCGTGGTTCCCTCCGACGACTTCGAGCACAACAAGTACACCGCGAGCCAGCAGTGCGTGTGGTTCCGCTCGAAGCGCCACCTGCCCGATGACGAAACCTTCCACATCTGCAGCCTGGCCTACATGTCGGATATGACGCTGTTGCATTCCTCGCTGGTCCCGCACCCCGACCACAAGGTGCAGCTGGCCTCGCTTGACCACGCGATGTGGTTCCTGCGCCCCTTCCGCGCCGACGAGTGGCTGCTCTACGACCAGATCTCGCCCTCCGCGCACGCCGGTCGCGCGCTCACCCAGGGCCGGATCTTCAACGAGGCGGGCGATCTCGTCGCGGTGGTCACCCAGGAGGGGCTCACCCGCACGCTGCGCGCCGGCGCGAAGTCGATCCCGCTGGACAACCTGAAAAAGGGAGAGATGTAA
- a CDS encoding DUF2029 domain-containing protein produces the protein MNSSHPLARRLNTELSVWLVWIVAHVVSLAIIQRQIMPEGDVEYYYRSLVGVVPGGLQEYPAVGVWPLTFLQDFIGRGEDEFIVWFQVLCMIVDAVFLAVLLRSRSPHRITAGYFWAVFCLLALHVQFLRLDIFTGVLVGVAGLFFFRNPTVSAHLLGWATAMKLWPGVLAVTIVQRKLRPVWMFVGTLAALCAVVVLRSDVHRLFSPLTYQGDRGLQIESIAATPFMVRELVQPGTYSVSYAASKSFEISGPGVDAAATACSWALITAVLLCVLWSVVGLVRKAWSPRTALLSAIVIVMLMLDTNKVFSPQYIMWLAPLVAVSLAYLADSRLIQLIGALVVVMAVLGSQLFPYHYDQIWNTPFSGSTGVILLAVRNVLVLVITIVVIVAFMRSVREDATENTANSANSGDSESALRA, from the coding sequence GTGAACTCCTCGCACCCGCTTGCCCGCAGGCTCAACACGGAACTGTCCGTGTGGCTCGTCTGGATCGTCGCCCACGTCGTCTCGCTCGCCATCATCCAGCGCCAGATCATGCCGGAGGGCGACGTCGAGTACTACTACCGCAGCCTCGTCGGCGTCGTCCCCGGCGGGTTGCAGGAATACCCCGCGGTGGGTGTCTGGCCACTGACCTTCCTTCAAGACTTCATCGGCCGCGGCGAGGACGAGTTCATCGTCTGGTTCCAGGTCCTGTGCATGATCGTCGACGCGGTCTTCCTCGCCGTGCTCCTGCGCTCCCGCTCGCCCCACCGCATCACGGCTGGCTACTTCTGGGCGGTGTTCTGCCTGCTCGCGCTGCACGTCCAGTTCCTGCGCCTCGACATCTTCACCGGCGTGCTGGTCGGCGTCGCCGGGTTGTTCTTCTTCAGGAACCCCACCGTGTCCGCGCACCTTTTGGGCTGGGCGACGGCGATGAAGCTGTGGCCGGGAGTCCTGGCCGTCACCATCGTCCAGCGCAAACTCAGGCCGGTGTGGATGTTCGTGGGCACGCTCGCCGCACTCTGCGCCGTCGTGGTGCTGCGTTCCGACGTGCACCGGCTGTTCTCGCCGCTGACCTACCAGGGCGATCGAGGCCTGCAGATCGAGTCGATAGCGGCGACCCCGTTCATGGTCCGCGAGCTGGTGCAGCCCGGAACCTATTCCGTGAGCTACGCCGCCTCCAAGAGCTTCGAGATCTCCGGCCCCGGCGTCGACGCTGCGGCAACCGCGTGCTCGTGGGCGCTCATCACCGCGGTCCTGCTCTGCGTGCTGTGGAGTGTGGTGGGGCTGGTGCGCAAGGCGTGGAGCCCGCGCACAGCGCTGCTTTCGGCCATCGTTATCGTCATGCTCATGCTGGACACCAACAAGGTGTTCTCCCCGCAGTACATCATGTGGCTGGCCCCGCTGGTCGCCGTGTCGCTCGCCTACCTGGCGGATTCCCGGTTGATCCAGCTCATCGGCGCCCTCGTGGTGGTTATGGCGGTGCTGGGATCGCAGCTGTTCCCCTACCACTACGACCAGATCTGGAACACGCCGTTTAGCGGCTCTACCGGAGTCATCCTGCTCGCCGTGCGCAACGTGCTGGTGCTGGTGATCACGATCGTCGTCATCGTCGCGTTCATGCGCTCCGTCCGAGAAGATGCCACGGAAAACACCGCAAACTCCGCGAACTCCGGAGACTCCGAAAGCGCGCTGCGCGCCTAA
- a CDS encoding LemA family protein yields the protein METALLVILAVLVTVALYWAFSTAQRLNRLHIRTDSAKLALQAALDKRAAVVAAVEPSSQAAAEAAEAITLDYATFESRANAEREISKAIAAMGEDLPPRVIDAQSRLQLAHRFYNDAVSDTRALRTRPMVRVLRLGGTARLPEYFEFNDF from the coding sequence ATGGAAACCGCACTACTCGTCATCCTGGCGGTGCTCGTCACCGTGGCCCTCTACTGGGCGTTTTCCACCGCCCAGCGGCTCAACCGCCTCCACATCCGGACAGACTCGGCGAAGCTGGCGCTGCAGGCGGCGCTGGACAAGCGGGCGGCCGTGGTCGCCGCCGTGGAGCCGTCCTCGCAGGCGGCCGCCGAGGCGGCTGAGGCGATAACCTTGGACTACGCCACCTTCGAGTCGCGGGCCAACGCGGAGCGGGAGATCTCCAAGGCGATTGCGGCGATGGGGGAGGATCTGCCGCCGCGGGTCATCGACGCGCAGTCGCGGCTGCAGTTGGCGCATCGCTTCTACAACGACGCCGTATCCGATACCCGCGCGCTGCGCACGCGCCCCATGGTTCGCGTCCTGCGACTGGGGGGAACCGCGCGGCTGCCCGAATACTTCGAGTTCAACGACTTCTAG
- a CDS encoding glycosyltransferase family 4 protein, whose amino-acid sequence MRIGIVCPYSFDQPGGVQAHILDLSAKLISLGHEVQVLGPASSDVDLPDFVTRGGASIPIPYNGSVARLSFSPHTFAVAREFIEEGQFDILHIHEPNSPSFSLAALRLARGPIVATYHASSSGSQLLKVALPFLRGSLEKIRGGIAVSEMARRWQVEQLGGDPVLIPNGVEVSVYREHMHIRREADPVRIAFLGRLDEPRKGLDILLEAREKLGRPAEFVVMGGGKPREVEGVEFAGRVSDERKVEILGEADIYVAPNTGGESFGIVLVEAMAAGCAVVASDLEAFAAVCDVESPTPAGLLFYNGDADDLASKLRSLIDDPSARVRLAEAGVARANKYDWNTVVRDILRVYETVADGTKVEC is encoded by the coding sequence GTGAGGATCGGCATCGTCTGCCCGTACTCCTTCGACCAACCGGGAGGAGTTCAGGCGCACATCCTTGACCTTTCGGCCAAGCTCATCTCACTGGGGCACGAGGTCCAGGTTTTGGGACCGGCTTCCAGCGACGTCGACCTCCCCGATTTCGTCACCCGCGGCGGTGCCAGCATCCCCATTCCGTACAACGGTTCGGTGGCTAGGCTCTCGTTTAGCCCCCACACCTTCGCCGTGGCCCGCGAGTTCATCGAGGAGGGCCAGTTCGACATCCTCCACATCCACGAGCCCAACTCGCCGAGCTTCTCGCTCGCGGCGCTCCGGCTCGCGCGCGGGCCCATCGTTGCCACCTACCACGCCTCCAGCAGCGGCTCCCAGCTGCTCAAGGTGGCGCTGCCGTTCCTGCGCGGCTCGCTGGAGAAGATTCGCGGGGGCATTGCCGTGAGCGAGATGGCCAGGCGCTGGCAGGTCGAGCAGCTCGGCGGCGACCCAGTGCTCATCCCCAACGGCGTCGAGGTCTCGGTCTATCGCGAGCACATGCACATCCGGCGTGAGGCCGACCCCGTGCGCATCGCCTTCCTCGGCCGGCTCGACGAGCCGCGCAAGGGCCTCGACATCCTGCTCGAGGCGAGGGAAAAGCTGGGGCGGCCCGCGGAGTTCGTGGTCATGGGCGGCGGCAAGCCCCGCGAGGTGGAGGGCGTCGAGTTCGCCGGGCGCGTCTCCGACGAGCGCAAGGTGGAGATCCTCGGCGAGGCGGACATCTACGTCGCGCCGAATACGGGCGGCGAGAGCTTCGGCATCGTGCTCGTCGAGGCGATGGCCGCCGGCTGCGCGGTGGTCGCCAGCGACCTCGAGGCCTTCGCCGCAGTGTGCGACGTCGAGTCGCCCACGCCCGCCGGTCTGCTCTTCTACAACGGCGACGCCGACGACCTCGCGAGCAAGCTGCGTTCGCTTATCGACGATCCTTCGGCGCGGGTTCGCCTGGCCGAGGCGGGCGTCGCCCGCGCAAACAAGTACGACTGGAACACGGTCGTGCGCGACATCCTCCGCGTGTACGAGACCGTGGCCGACGGAACGAAAGTGGAGTGCTAG
- a CDS encoding phosphatidylinositol mannoside acyltransferase gives MAAPRILSSLRQNLAAAGYIAGWKVVAYLPVAITRPLFTLGADIASRRGKGMPQLRKNLARVVGESNVTDRLVRDSMRSYARYWLESFRLPRMVGEPNLVERYHSGMIGTDILEASLSAGKGVVLVLPHSGNWDMAGMYLAAKYESFTTVAERLKPESLYDAFVDFRESLGFSVVPHEGSTGPYERLLEVVRQGGVVALLGERDLKKSGVEVEFFGETTRMPSGAARLALDSGAPLHVAHCWFDGSGWGTKVSPALEGESVEELVQSIARGFEENIREHPVDWHMLQPLWLKDLDQERYTKGLS, from the coding sequence ATGGCGGCACCACGTATCCTCAGCTCACTGAGGCAGAACCTCGCCGCCGCTGGCTACATCGCCGGCTGGAAGGTCGTCGCCTACCTGCCGGTGGCGATCACCCGCCCCCTGTTCACCCTGGGCGCGGACATCGCGTCAAGGCGGGGGAAGGGGATGCCTCAGCTGCGCAAGAACCTGGCCCGCGTCGTGGGGGAGAGCAACGTCACCGACCGCCTCGTGCGCGACTCCATGCGCTCGTACGCGCGCTACTGGCTGGAATCCTTCCGGCTGCCCCGCATGGTGGGCGAGCCCAACCTCGTCGAGCGCTACCACTCTGGGATGATCGGCACGGACATCCTTGAGGCGTCCCTTTCCGCCGGAAAGGGGGTCGTGCTCGTCCTGCCGCACAGCGGCAACTGGGACATGGCCGGAATGTATCTGGCGGCCAAGTACGAGTCCTTTACCACCGTGGCCGAGCGGCTCAAGCCCGAAAGCCTCTACGACGCCTTCGTGGACTTCCGCGAGTCGCTCGGCTTCAGCGTCGTACCGCACGAGGGGTCGACCGGACCCTACGAACGGCTGCTCGAGGTGGTTCGGCAGGGCGGGGTCGTGGCGTTGCTCGGCGAGCGCGATTTGAAGAAGTCGGGCGTGGAGGTCGAGTTCTTCGGAGAGACCACCCGCATGCCCTCCGGCGCTGCCCGCCTCGCCCTCGACTCGGGCGCGCCGCTCCACGTGGCGCACTGCTGGTTCGACGGTTCGGGGTGGGGAACCAAGGTGTCCCCGGCGCTGGAGGGCGAAAGCGTGGAGGAGCTCGTTCAGTCCATCGCGCGGGGCTTCGAGGAGAACATCCGCGAGCATCCCGTGGACTGGCACATGCTTCAACCCTTATGGTTGAAGGACTTGGATCAAGAACGCTACACCAAGGGTCTTTCCTAA
- the pgsA gene encoding phosphatidylinositol phosphate synthase — protein sequence MLSVHGRKPAAVVVEPVARGLIKAGLTPNTVTVVGTVLTIAVAVVLIPTGHLFAAAVLSGLFAAFDMVDGTMARMRGGGTKFGATLDASCDRITDGALFSAITWWLIYSVNAHPALVAASFSVIVSSQVISYVKARGEASGFKMVGGLIERPERLILGLGGIGLAGLGVPYALEVAIWVLAVGSVYTVGQRLRIASQSPVGQEKIAAPAGAKDFSK from the coding sequence ATGCTTAGTGTTCATGGACGAAAGCCAGCCGCGGTCGTGGTCGAACCCGTCGCCCGGGGGCTCATCAAGGCGGGGCTCACCCCGAATACCGTCACCGTCGTGGGAACGGTCCTTACCATCGCGGTCGCCGTTGTGCTCATCCCGACGGGCCACCTCTTCGCCGCGGCGGTCTTGTCCGGACTGTTCGCCGCGTTCGACATGGTCGACGGGACGATGGCGCGCATGCGCGGCGGCGGCACGAAGTTCGGCGCGACGCTCGACGCCTCCTGCGACCGCATCACCGACGGCGCGCTGTTCAGTGCGATCACCTGGTGGCTCATCTACTCCGTGAACGCCCACCCGGCGCTGGTGGCGGCGTCGTTCAGCGTTATCGTGAGCTCGCAGGTCATCTCGTACGTCAAGGCCCGCGGCGAGGCGAGCGGCTTCAAGATGGTCGGCGGCCTCATCGAGCGCCCGGAGCGCCTCATCCTGGGACTCGGCGGCATCGGCCTGGCCGGCCTCGGCGTTCCTTACGCCCTCGAGGTCGCGATCTGGGTGCTGGCCGTGGGCAGCGTGTACACGGTTGGCCAGCGCCTGCGCATCGCCTCCCAGTCCCCGGTGGGGCAGGAGAAGATTGCGGCACCCGCTGGCGCGAAGGACTTCAGCAAGTAG
- a CDS encoding HIT family protein, with protein MTCDEKRLFRGKVPDKDVYVDSGVGIPDRLERLWAPYRMSYITNRVGETSGAEAAPKPKKKENPFVVIPTMPDEDGLVVARGTYVYVLLNLFPYNAGHMMVVPYRQVAELEDLTLEESSELMLFAQTAIRVLKRASHPDAFNAGFNLGKSSGGSVGEHLHMHIVPRWNGDSNFMAIIDGTKVLPQLLKDTRRLLAKTWMELPDAPGECNA; from the coding sequence ATGACTTGTGACGAGAAGCGACTCTTTCGAGGAAAAGTGCCTGACAAAGACGTGTACGTGGATAGCGGCGTGGGAATCCCTGACCGGCTGGAGCGGCTCTGGGCGCCCTACCGGATGAGCTACATCACCAACCGCGTGGGGGAGACCTCCGGGGCCGAAGCCGCGCCCAAGCCCAAGAAGAAGGAAAACCCCTTCGTCGTCATCCCCACGATGCCGGACGAGGACGGGCTCGTCGTCGCCCGCGGCACCTACGTGTACGTCCTACTCAACCTCTTCCCGTACAACGCGGGCCACATGATGGTGGTGCCGTATCGTCAAGTCGCTGAGCTTGAAGACCTCACCCTCGAGGAGTCGAGCGAGCTCATGCTCTTCGCCCAGACCGCGATCCGCGTGCTCAAGCGGGCCTCGCATCCGGACGCCTTTAACGCCGGGTTCAACCTCGGCAAGTCAAGCGGCGGATCGGTCGGCGAGCACCTGCACATGCACATCGTGCCCCGCTGGAACGGCGACTCGAACTTCATGGCGATCATCGACGGCACCAAGGTGCTGCCGCAGCTGCTCAAGGACACCCGTCGCCTGCTGGCCAAGACCTGGATGGAACTACCCGACGCCCCTGGAGAGTGCAATGCTTAG